Proteins from one Fragaria vesca subsp. vesca linkage group LG6, FraVesHawaii_1.0, whole genome shotgun sequence genomic window:
- the LOC101291741 gene encoding NAC domain-containing protein 78-like, with the protein MVSADDLVIIFRQQPGFRFHPTQEELVLYYLKRKICHKTFKLNIITETDVYKCEPEELPGLSLLQTGDRQWFFFSPINCKYPKKSTRMNRVTRLGYWKVTGKDQTVIHNSRPVGVKKTLIFYKGRAPRGNRTDWVMHEYTLHDEELKRCGNVPDPYALCKVYKKSGLGPKTGEHYWAPFQEEDCSDMDEVVQETPVKKIEDQIRVTPGVNSYSESYEIQHSSFDEDMEEFMKRIAGEAEQDMYYEASMFLQDLRPRFDEHLCMDPELDAGNYIDHDQLNAEESSQFHNQDE; encoded by the coding sequence ATGGTATCAGCAGACGACTTGGTGATCATCTTCCGCCAGCAACCAGGGTTTCGATTCCATCCCACCCAAGAGGAACTCGTCCTCTACTATCTGAAACGAAAGATCTGCCACAAAACGTTCAAGCTCAACATCATCACCGAAACCGACGTCTACAAATGCGAGCCGGAGGAGCTTCCCGGTTTGTCTTTATTACAAACCGGAGACCGGCAATGGTTCTTTTTCAGCCCCATAAATTGCAAGTACCCTAAAAAATCGACAAGAATGAACAGAGTGACCAGACTCGGCTACTGGAAAGTTACAGGAAAAGATCAAACGGTTATACATAATTCACGTCCAGTTGGAGTAAAGAAAACCCTAATTTTCTATAAAGGCCGTGCGCCGAGGGGGAATCGAACTGATTGGGTGATGCATGAGTATACTTTGCACGATGAGGAGCTGAAGAGATGTGGGAATGTGCCGGATCCTTATGCTCTTTGCAAGGTTTACAAGAAAAGTGGACTGGGGCCGAAAACCGGTGAGCACTATTGGGCTCCGTTTCAGGAGGAAGACTGCTCTGATATGGATGAAGTAGTCCAAGAAACCCCAGTGAAGAAAATTGAGGATCAGATTAGAGTTACTCCAGGCGTTAATAGTTACAGTGAAAGTTATGAAATCCAACATTCTTCGTTTGATGAGGACATGGAGGAGTTCATGAAAAGGATTGCTGGTGAGGCTGAGCAAGACATGTATTATGAAGCAAGCATGTTTCTACAAGACTTGAGGCCTAGGTTTGATGAACATCTATGTATGGATCCAGAGCTGGACGCGGGTAATTATATTGACCATGATCAGCTGAACGCAGAAGAATCAAGTCAGTTTCACAATCAGGATGAATGA